The following proteins come from a genomic window of Pseudomonas cichorii:
- a CDS encoding LysR family transcriptional regulator, whose protein sequence is MDLRDLTYFETIAELGHLGRAAEKLNRSQPALTKSIQRLEESLGTRLFQRDGRRIKLTPVGELLQARGRELQQSIAQTQREVRDFASGMVGNIRVGCAATMAEYLMPKLTSALLQRAPDVTLKLVVGQDDLLGESLRSGQLDMIICSLIPDDDQVVSYPILKDEAVVIASKQHPIFKAPLQMSDLNAYRWVLPPTGVSSRKWLDATFAAHGLPLPVVQIEANSISLLPGLIAQSNLLSFIARESLEFGKNMQHLREVPLEQTTMKRTIGVTLRSSGYLSPAAQKMLQMLRDNGGEFVGWT, encoded by the coding sequence ATGGACCTGCGGGACCTCACTTATTTCGAAACCATCGCTGAACTGGGTCATCTGGGACGCGCAGCCGAAAAGCTCAATCGCAGCCAGCCGGCACTGACCAAAAGCATTCAGCGTCTGGAAGAGTCTCTTGGTACACGTCTGTTCCAGCGTGACGGGCGACGCATCAAGCTGACCCCGGTGGGCGAACTGCTTCAGGCCCGGGGCAGGGAGTTGCAGCAGAGCATTGCCCAGACCCAGCGGGAGGTCCGGGATTTCGCCAGTGGCATGGTGGGCAATATCCGCGTGGGTTGCGCGGCCACGATGGCGGAATACCTGATGCCCAAGCTGACTTCGGCCTTGTTGCAACGCGCGCCGGACGTGACCTTGAAGCTGGTGGTCGGACAGGACGACTTGCTTGGCGAATCACTGCGTTCCGGGCAACTGGACATGATTATCTGCTCGCTGATTCCTGACGATGACCAGGTTGTCAGCTACCCCATTCTCAAGGACGAAGCGGTGGTCATAGCCAGCAAGCAGCATCCGATTTTCAAGGCGCCGCTGCAGATGAGCGACTTGAATGCCTATCGCTGGGTGTTACCGCCCACAGGTGTGTCTTCACGTAAATGGCTGGATGCGACCTTTGCCGCCCATGGTTTGCCGCTGCCCGTGGTGCAGATCGAGGCGAACTCCATTTCCCTGCTGCCGGGGCTGATTGCCCAGAGCAACCTGCTGAGCTTTATCGCCAGGGAGTCACTGGAGTTTGGCAAGAACATGCAGCATCTTCGCGAAGTGCCTCTGGAGCAGACCACGATGAAACGCACCATTGGCGTGACACTGCGCAGCAGTGGTTACCTGTCACCGGCCGCCCAGAAAATGCTGCAGATGTTGCGTGACAACGGTGGCGAATTTGTAGGCTGGACCTGA
- a CDS encoding nucleoside 2-deoxyribosyltransferase: MQAPLVYLAGFDVFRQDAVEYGQYLKNLCAAQGLEGLYPFDNEVPSGLSAHDTAQLICTMNIAMIQRCTAVLANLNVFRGLEPDSGTAFEVGMAVALNKPVWGYFEPVASLRELVPHDENGFDSQGFIVEDFNLPRNLMLACTWAGSSPSAESGIEALARYLTSK; this comes from the coding sequence ATGCAAGCGCCGCTGGTTTACCTCGCAGGTTTTGATGTGTTCCGCCAGGACGCCGTCGAATATGGTCAATACCTCAAGAACCTGTGTGCAGCCCAGGGTCTGGAAGGGTTGTACCCGTTCGACAATGAAGTGCCGTCCGGGTTGTCTGCTCACGACACAGCGCAATTGATCTGCACGATGAACATCGCAATGATCCAGCGTTGCACGGCGGTGCTGGCCAACCTCAATGTCTTTCGCGGCCTGGAACCCGACTCAGGCACCGCGTTCGAGGTTGGCATGGCGGTGGCGCTGAACAAACCGGTGTGGGGATATTTCGAGCCCGTCGCCTCGTTACGCGAACTGGTGCCTCATGATGAAAACGGTTTCGACAGCCAGGGTTTCATCGTGGAAGACTTCAACCTGCCCCGCAACCTGATGCTGGCCTGCACCTGGGCGGGAAGCAGCCCGAGTGCCGAGTCGGGGATCGAAGCATTGGCCCGGTATCTGACCTCAAAGTAG
- a CDS encoding VRR-NUC domain-containing protein: MSTPPLDNPFYYLENFRQVLAWIVQRYDDLLDEHERRFISDFSGLPTPAQGLLVRMVMRKGTLFRASKLDYDEIGDTREAALPLLAHGLIDARPRLDLEALFQLLRKDELSQCFKAHAVKGPERKPQWLERLQSVYEVAQPLDQWHPDLDDQVFELKVMPLCDRLRLLYFGNLYQEWSEFVLADLGIFRYEKVEFSPDSRAISERVDIDVCLQLHACREAMEQGIELALLAEQAMAIETRNPWLQRRCAKLLFHIGQQAERLKEWPLALEVYRQCNYPGARSRQIRVLELSAEYAQAMALLEQVRAVPQNDAELQHLQRILPRLQRKLGLAVEKRAAARSVSRLDLSVVPVPGLSVEFLTREHLAEEGSEVHYVENALINSLFGLLCWKAIFAPLPGAFFHPFHSAPSDLLSPDFYQRRAALFDECLAQLESGTYQATIREHFQSKSGLQSPFVFWSVLTPELLEQALHCLPAEHLGHWFRRLLQDIKANRTGMPDLIQFFPEQRRYRMIEVKGPGDRLQDNQLRWLDFCAEHGMPVEVCYVQWAPDQLD, translated from the coding sequence TTGAGCACTCCACCTCTCGACAATCCGTTTTATTACCTGGAAAACTTCCGTCAGGTCCTGGCCTGGATCGTTCAGCGTTACGACGATCTGCTGGATGAGCACGAGCGCCGGTTTATCAGTGATTTTTCCGGGTTGCCGACGCCTGCCCAAGGGTTGCTGGTGCGTATGGTCATGCGCAAGGGCACGCTGTTCCGGGCCAGCAAGCTCGATTACGACGAAATTGGCGATACCCGCGAAGCGGCGCTGCCATTGCTGGCGCATGGCTTGATCGACGCACGTCCGCGGCTTGATCTGGAAGCGTTGTTTCAATTGCTGCGCAAGGACGAACTGAGCCAGTGTTTCAAGGCCCATGCGGTAAAAGGGCCGGAGCGCAAGCCGCAGTGGCTTGAGCGGCTGCAATCGGTCTATGAAGTCGCCCAGCCTCTGGATCAGTGGCACCCCGACCTGGACGATCAGGTATTCGAGCTGAAGGTGATGCCGCTGTGTGATCGCCTGCGCCTTCTGTATTTCGGCAATCTGTATCAGGAGTGGTCGGAGTTCGTGCTGGCGGATCTGGGCATCTTTCGCTATGAGAAAGTCGAATTTTCCCCGGATTCACGGGCCATCAGCGAACGGGTGGACATAGACGTCTGCCTGCAATTGCATGCCTGCCGGGAAGCCATGGAGCAGGGCATCGAGCTGGCGTTGCTGGCCGAACAGGCGATGGCCATCGAAACACGCAATCCGTGGCTGCAAAGGCGCTGTGCCAAACTGCTGTTCCATATCGGGCAGCAGGCCGAGCGCTTGAAGGAATGGCCGCTGGCACTGGAGGTCTATCGCCAGTGCAATTATCCCGGTGCGCGTTCGCGGCAGATCCGGGTTCTGGAACTCAGTGCCGAATATGCCCAGGCCATGGCGCTGCTGGAGCAGGTCAGGGCCGTGCCACAGAACGATGCCGAGCTTCAGCATCTGCAACGCATTCTGCCGCGTTTACAGCGCAAGCTGGGTCTGGCGGTCGAGAAGCGTGCGGCCGCTCGCAGCGTGTCACGCCTGGATCTGAGCGTTGTGCCGGTGCCGGGTCTGAGTGTCGAGTTCCTCACCCGCGAGCATCTGGCAGAAGAGGGCAGCGAGGTGCATTACGTCGAGAATGCGCTGATCAACTCACTGTTCGGCCTGCTGTGCTGGAAGGCTATTTTCGCACCGCTGCCGGGAGCGTTTTTCCATCCCTTCCATAGCGCCCCCAGCGATCTTCTCAGCCCGGATTTCTACCAACGCCGTGCCGCATTGTTCGATGAATGCCTGGCCCAGTTGGAAAGTGGTACCTATCAGGCGACGATTCGTGAGCACTTCCAGAGCAAGTCCGGCCTGCAGTCGCCCTTCGTGTTCTGGAGCGTCCTGACCCCCGAGTTGCTTGAGCAGGCTCTGCATTGTTTGCCTGCCGAGCACCTTGGCCACTGGTTTCGCCGCTTGCTGCAAGACATCAAGGCCAATCGCACCGGCATGCCTGACCTGATTCAGTTTTTCCCCGAACAGCGTCGTTATCGCATGATCGAGGTCAAGGGACCTGGCGACCGGCTACAGGACAACCAACTGCGCTGGCTGGATTTCTGTGCCGAGCATGGCATGCCTGTAGAAGTCTGTTACGTGCAGTGGGCACCCGATCAACTGGACTGA
- the pstS gene encoding phosphate ABC transporter substrate-binding protein PstS — MILLTKKRLSLLIASLCLSGAAHATDVTGAGSSFVFPVISKWSQDYSKNSPNRINYQSIGSGGGIAQIKAATVDFGASDAPMSAEDLQAAGLGQFPSVIGGIVPIVNVEGIESGKLKLDGETLAKIFMGTVKTWDDEAIKALNPGVTLPKTNITVVHRSDGSGTSYNFTNYLSKVSPEWNEKLQFGSTVKWPVGVGGKGNEGVSAYVKQIKGSIGYVEYSYAATNKLSYTQLKNAAGKFVTPTSKTFAAAADTADWASAKDFGLIMTNAPGDEAWPITATTWIIMYKKAKNEERSAATFDFFKWSLENGQKQAEELDYVALPKSLVERVEGYWKTEFTK; from the coding sequence GTGATACTGCTGACTAAAAAACGCTTGTCGCTTCTGATCGCTTCGCTGTGCCTGAGCGGTGCTGCCCACGCGACTGATGTTACTGGCGCTGGTTCGAGTTTCGTTTTCCCGGTTATTTCAAAGTGGTCCCAGGACTACAGCAAGAATTCTCCAAACCGCATCAACTATCAGTCGATCGGTTCGGGCGGCGGTATTGCCCAGATCAAGGCAGCAACCGTTGACTTCGGCGCATCCGATGCCCCGATGTCGGCAGAAGACCTGCAGGCCGCTGGCCTGGGTCAATTCCCTAGCGTGATCGGTGGCATCGTGCCAATCGTCAACGTTGAAGGCATCGAAAGCGGCAAGCTGAAGCTGGACGGCGAGACACTGGCCAAGATCTTCATGGGCACCGTGAAGACCTGGGACGACGAGGCCATCAAGGCACTCAACCCTGGCGTGACTCTGCCTAAAACCAACATCACTGTTGTTCACCGTTCCGACGGTTCGGGCACTTCCTACAACTTCACCAACTACCTGAGCAAAGTCAGCCCGGAGTGGAATGAGAAGTTGCAGTTCGGTTCCACCGTCAAATGGCCAGTGGGTGTGGGTGGCAAGGGTAACGAAGGTGTTTCTGCCTACGTCAAGCAGATCAAGGGTTCCATCGGCTACGTAGAGTACTCCTACGCGGCAACCAACAAACTGTCTTACACCCAGCTGAAAAACGCGGCTGGCAAGTTTGTAACCCCGACTTCCAAGACCTTCGCCGCTGCGGCTGACACTGCCGACTGGGCAAGCGCCAAGGATTTCGGTCTGATCATGACCAACGCTCCGGGCGACGAAGCATGGCCGATCACCGCCACCACCTGGATCATCATGTACAAGAAGGCCAAGAACGAAGAGCGAAGTGCAGCCACTTTCGACTTCTTCAAGTGGTCTCTGGAAAATGGCCAGAAGCAGGCCGAAGAACTGGATTACGTCGCTCTGCCGAAATCGCTGGTTGAGCGTGTAGAAGGCTACTGGAAAACCGAATTCACCAAGTAA
- the pstC gene encoding phosphate ABC transporter permease subunit PstC, which translates to MTENTQYLSANVSDIDSEGEKRAKRDHRHDAWFRRSLQGAAMLVLALLGCIALSTLWGGSLAFETFGFGFLTSSEWDVNNGKFGALVPIYGTLVTSFLALLIAVPVSFGIAIFLTEVAPPWLRMPIASAIELLAGIPSIIYGMWGLFVFGPFMAEHLSPWINENLGGLPIIGSLFQGPPLGIGMLTAGIVLAIMITPFITSVMQEVFRTVPTTLKESAYALGGTTWEVVWDIVLPYTRSAVVGGVFLGLGRALGETMAVTFVLGNAHQFSASLMMPSSSIASVIANEFNEAYTDLHRSALIALGFLLFVVTFIVLALARLMLSRLSRKEGL; encoded by the coding sequence ATGACTGAAAACACCCAATACCTGTCCGCGAACGTCTCAGACATCGACTCCGAAGGCGAAAAGCGCGCCAAGCGGGATCATCGACATGACGCCTGGTTCAGGCGTTCGCTGCAAGGCGCCGCCATGCTGGTGCTGGCATTGCTGGGATGTATTGCCCTGTCGACCCTGTGGGGCGGAAGTCTGGCATTCGAGACCTTTGGTTTTGGTTTTCTGACCAGTTCCGAATGGGACGTGAACAACGGCAAGTTTGGTGCCCTGGTTCCGATCTACGGTACGCTGGTTACATCTTTTCTGGCTTTGCTGATCGCCGTTCCGGTGAGTTTCGGCATCGCCATCTTCCTGACGGAAGTCGCGCCGCCCTGGTTGAGGATGCCCATTGCCTCGGCCATCGAGCTGCTGGCCGGCATTCCTTCGATCATCTACGGCATGTGGGGACTGTTCGTATTCGGCCCGTTCATGGCTGAACACCTGTCGCCGTGGATCAATGAAAACCTGGGTGGCCTGCCCATTATCGGCAGCCTGTTCCAGGGCCCGCCGCTGGGTATCGGCATGCTGACCGCAGGTATCGTCCTGGCGATCATGATCACGCCGTTCATTACTTCGGTGATGCAGGAAGTTTTCCGTACCGTTCCTACGACCCTTAAAGAGTCTGCCTACGCCTTGGGCGGCACGACCTGGGAAGTGGTCTGGGACATCGTTCTGCCTTACACCCGCTCGGCGGTGGTTGGCGGTGTGTTCCTGGGGCTGGGTCGTGCTTTGGGTGAAACCATGGCAGTGACCTTCGTTCTGGGTAACGCCCACCAGTTCTCCGCATCCCTGATGATGCCGAGCAGCTCCATTGCATCGGTCATCGCCAACGAGTTCAACGAGGCCTACACCGACCTGCACCGTTCGGCGCTGATCGCACTGGGCTTCCTGCTGTTTGTGGTTACTTTCATCGTGCTTGCCCTTGCACGTCTGATGTTGTCGCGTCTTTCGCGTAAGGAGGGGTTATGA
- the pstA gene encoding phosphate ABC transporter permease PstA translates to MSKDVTGSERLYRVRDIKNKIAMVLSCGATAFGLLWLVWILLTTIIKGIDALNLQLFSGMTPPPGVEGGLANAFYGSLLMSGIGLLIGTPIGLMAGIWLAEFARYSKLGNAVRFINDILLSAPSIVLGLFVYTVVVLPLNQLTGQQVGFSAIAGALALALLVIPVVVRTTDEMMQLQPSTMREAALALGVPQWKLTLQIVLRAAKAGVVTGVLLALARITGETAPLLFTAFGNQFWSSDLLKPIASVPVVVFQYAMSPFEDWHSLAWAGALVMTLFVLILSLLSRLILLRNRAS, encoded by the coding sequence ATGAGTAAGGACGTAACCGGTAGCGAGCGCCTGTACCGGGTTCGTGATATCAAGAACAAGATCGCAATGGTGCTCAGCTGCGGCGCCACTGCATTCGGTCTGTTGTGGCTGGTATGGATTCTGCTGACCACCATCATCAAGGGCATTGATGCCCTGAACCTGCAACTGTTCTCCGGCATGACCCCGCCGCCGGGTGTCGAAGGCGGTCTGGCCAACGCGTTCTACGGCAGCCTCCTGATGTCCGGTATCGGTCTGTTGATCGGTACGCCAATCGGCCTGATGGCCGGTATCTGGCTGGCCGAGTTCGCCCGCTACTCCAAGCTGGGCAACGCAGTGCGTTTCATCAACGACATTCTGCTGTCGGCGCCGTCGATTGTGCTGGGTCTGTTCGTGTACACCGTGGTCGTGCTGCCGCTCAACCAGCTCACAGGCCAACAGGTCGGTTTCTCGGCGATTGCCGGTGCCCTGGCCCTGGCATTGCTGGTGATCCCGGTGGTGGTGCGTACTACCGATGAAATGATGCAACTGCAACCTTCGACCATGCGCGAAGCCGCATTGGCCCTGGGTGTGCCGCAATGGAAGCTGACCCTGCAAATCGTCCTGCGTGCCGCCAAGGCGGGCGTGGTGACAGGTGTTCTGCTGGCGCTGGCACGTATCACCGGCGAAACCGCGCCGCTGCTGTTCACCGCTTTCGGCAACCAGTTCTGGAGCAGCGACCTGCTCAAGCCAATCGCCAGCGTTCCGGTGGTTGTCTTCCAGTACGCCATGAGCCCGTTTGAAGACTGGCACTCCCTGGCATGGGCCGGTGCATTGGTCATGACGCTCTTCGTACTGATACTGAGTCTGCTTTCTCGCTTAATTCTTCTGCGCAATAGGGCGTCCTGA